One Bacteroidales bacterium DNA window includes the following coding sequences:
- a CDS encoding YdcF family protein yields the protein MKFLISIKKSIRRNRKKILILSIIVAASFLGINYFVKYSSNKKCYKYLNNVPPCEVGIVLGAGIRGNSPSKYLEDRLNAAINLYKSNKVQKLLLTGDNGRKDYDELTVMKRYCYRNGVDTARIYLDYAGFDTYSSLYRAKRIFKVDKAIIISQNYHIDRAVFTGNRLGIDSYGFAADNGTYNNYRKNVIREYVAVVKSVFDIIIKRKPKYLGETVDIDGESNYSL from the coding sequence ATGAAATTTCTTATAAGCATAAAAAAGAGTATAAGACGGAACAGAAAGAAGATCCTCATTCTTTCAATCATTGTGGCCGCCTCATTTCTTGGGATTAATTACTTTGTAAAATACAGTTCCAACAAAAAGTGTTACAAATATTTAAATAATGTTCCACCCTGTGAAGTAGGAATTGTGTTAGGTGCAGGCATTCGGGGAAACTCGCCGAGTAAATACCTTGAAGACAGGCTCAATGCAGCCATCAACCTATATAAAAGCAATAAAGTACAAAAGCTGTTGTTGACGGGCGACAACGGAAGAAAAGATTATGACGAGCTGACTGTAATGAAACGATATTGCTACAGGAACGGAGTCGATACCGCCAGAATATATTTGGATTATGCGGGTTTCGACACCTATTCGAGCTTATATCGTGCAAAGCGGATTTTCAAAGTCGATAAAGCAATCATCATTTCGCAAAATTATCACATCGACCGCGCGGTTTTCACGGGCAACCGACTGGGAATCGACAGCTATGGCTTTGCCGCAGATAACGGAACGTATAACAACTATCGGAAAAACGTGATTCGTGAATACGTGGCAGTAGTTAAATCGGTTTTTGACATAATTATCAAGCGAAAACCGAAATATCTCGGCGAAACGGTTGATATCGACGGAGAGTCAAATTATTCGTTATGA
- a CDS encoding PQQ-dependent sugar dehydrogenase translates to MKYLKILLAGTSSLLFISAFAFCSNKTPRERNSQILPPVETQKPNTGYKSAFEGQTRIPGVKTNIPYEVKVIAKGLSSPWAITSLPDGRLVITEKAGRLRIATTGGQLSDPITGFPEVDDRKQGGLLDVAHAPDFESSRMLYFTFAEKTPQGSLTAVGKGKLSANEKQIENFQVIYRAMPYYDNSMHFGSRIVFDDNGNIFVSTGERSDLATRPKAQLLDNGYGKVIHITPEGQPVPGNPFVNAEGALPEIYSYGHRNPQGLAIHPITRELWLSEMGPRGGDEINLIKPGRNYGWATITYGIEYSGEKIGEGITQKEGLEQPVYYWDPVLSPSGMTFYGSDVIPEWQNNLFIGGLSSKHIARIVLKNNKVIGEEQLLADENQRFRDIGEGKDGALYAVTDEGRLYRIGKK, encoded by the coding sequence ATGAAATACTTAAAAATCCTATTAGCAGGAACATCATCTTTGCTTTTTATATCTGCATTCGCATTTTGCAGTAACAAAACACCACGGGAACGGAACTCCCAAATACTGCCCCCCGTGGAAACCCAAAAGCCGAACACCGGTTATAAATCCGCATTCGAAGGTCAAACACGAATTCCGGGTGTTAAAACAAACATTCCTTATGAAGTTAAGGTCATTGCAAAAGGTCTCTCCAGTCCCTGGGCTATCACATCTCTTCCCGACGGCAGGCTAGTCATCACCGAAAAAGCCGGCAGACTTCGTATCGCCACCACCGGTGGTCAGTTAAGCGATCCCATTACAGGATTCCCTGAGGTAGACGACAGAAAACAGGGAGGATTGCTTGACGTTGCTCACGCACCCGATTTCGAGTCAAGCCGGATGCTTTATTTTACCTTTGCCGAAAAAACACCACAGGGTTCACTTACAGCTGTAGGAAAAGGAAAACTCTCTGCCAATGAGAAACAAATCGAAAACTTCCAGGTTATTTACAGGGCCATGCCCTACTATGATAACAGTATGCACTTCGGAAGTCGTATTGTTTTTGATGACAACGGAAATATTTTCGTATCCACCGGTGAACGTTCCGATCTGGCAACCAGGCCCAAAGCCCAATTGCTCGACAACGGATATGGTAAGGTTATTCACATTACCCCCGAGGGACAGCCGGTGCCGGGAAACCCGTTTGTAAATGCCGAAGGAGCACTGCCCGAAATCTATTCTTACGGACACAGAAATCCGCAGGGACTGGCTATTCATCCCATTACCCGGGAACTGTGGCTATCGGAAATGGGACCTCGCGGCGGCGATGAAATCAATCTGATAAAACCAGGCAGGAATTACGGATGGGCAACTATCACCTACGGAATCGAATACAGCGGAGAAAAGATAGGCGAAGGAATTACGCAAAAAGAAGGACTCGAACAGCCTGTATATTACTGGGATCCGGTCCTTTCTCCGAGCGGTATGACTTTTTATGGTTCCGACGTCATTCCCGAATGGCAAAACAACCTGTTTATAGGCGGATTGAGCAGTAAGCATATTGCCCGTATTGTATTGAAAAACAATAAAGTGATTGGTGAAGAGCAGTTACTTGCAGATGAAAACCAGCGTTTTCGTGATATAGGTGAAGGAAAAGACGGGGCGCTTTATGCCGTAACCGATGAAGGAAGATTATACAGGATAGGTAAGAAGTGA